In a single window of the Papaver somniferum cultivar HN1 chromosome 8, ASM357369v1, whole genome shotgun sequence genome:
- the LOC113306848 gene encoding uncharacterized protein LOC113306848 produces MQSRIVASLKSAPISKWVSFDPLLQQNRVIISSWVGPNCYSTSTHQTADTAVHSEDPTGDDADEAAKYEAAKENQQLGPARNDLSDLKVDPADAIKPGKGSARLESSGVNQPLDPLKQQKRHYSNSSNSQQMQTGGGKSSPLPPSLDEVTCVGGMDGSPWPDDEDSMEDNKEYYKHHKPSPLSKVEASDSRKPVTQATDGGASESLYTREGDKTFSEEQRDTAEEALLRASRIWKESAMRDDPDSPQARALRRAIKEQRGKVRILSGTERDSFVPIPSVNSVKSFSGLQGLY; encoded by the exons ATGCAATCAAGAATAGTTGCATCACTGAAATCGGCACCCATTTCAAAATGGGTCTCCTTTGATCCTCTATTGCAACAGAATCGAGTTATAATTTCATCATGGGTTGGACCAAATTGTTATTCTACTTCAACTCATCAAACAGCTGATACTGCCGTTCATTCCGAAGATCCCACG GGAGATGACGCGGATGAGGCTGCAAAATATGAAGCTGCAAAAGAAAACCAGCAACTGGGGCCTGCGAGAAATGACCTATCGGACTTGAAAGTTGATCCAGCTGATGCAATCAAGCCAGGAAAAGGAAGTGCGAGGTTGGAAAGTTCAGGAGTCAATCAACCGTTGGACCCATTAAAACAACAAAAAAGGCATTATAGTAACAGCTCGAATTCGCAGCAAATGCAAACCGGAGGAGGAAAATCATCACCATTACCTCCATCTCTAGATGAAGTGACTTGTGTTGGTGGTATGGATGGATCCCCATGGCCAGATGATGAAGATAGCATGGAAGACAACAAAGAGTACTACAAACATCATAAGCCTTCCCCTTTGTCAAAAGTAGAGGCGTCTGATAGTAGAAAACCAGTTACACAAGCTACTGATGGTGGTGCAAGTGAAAGTTTGTATACCAGGGAAGGTGACAAAACTTTTTCGGAAGAACAACGTGATACCGCTGAGGAAGCTTTGTTGAGGGCTAGTAGGATTTGGAAAGAATCTGCAATGAGAGATGATCCTGATTCTCCACAAGCTAGAGCTCTTAGAAGAGCTATAAAGGAGCAAAGAGGAAAGGTTCGCATTCTGTCCGGTACTGAGCGCGATTCGTTTGTTCCAATTCCAAGTGTTAATAGCGTAAAATCCTTTAGTGGGCTTCAGGGCTTGTACTGA
- the LOC113306713 gene encoding uncharacterized protein LOC113306713, with protein sequence MAQTWLIKVKAKLSNRIDAAKTNTSPTNGGNNKMMTMMLARKKSHHIGVLAFEIASLMSKLLQLWQSLSDKNIYRLRHDSISIEGVRKIVSNDEAFLLGLACAEVVESLRVISKAVSTLGKRCDDTSLRNFDNLFDEFANTGRDPHSWVLSSKEMEAKQKKIDRYISSTASLYREMDELTEIEHVFKKVLQCSDHESLIKEKKISDIQQKLFWLKQEVKHLKESSLWNKTFDSITSILARSTFTCLARIKLVFGIGTQGVHPSMNNDSSLPRSSSVSATVYPSSPTFAGEVDVAVDDEKDEEMKLGFFEANSKLLKAPPSTLGAAALALHYSNLIIVIEKMIRSPQLVGIDARDDLYGMLPTSIRVSLRDRLKGVGFSASDPSLATEWRDALGRILSWLSPLAHNMIKWQSERSFEQQNLIHKNNVLLLQTLFFANQTKAEAAITELLVGLNYIWRFEREMNAKALFQQCANNVNNNGFLNNYQKSSC encoded by the coding sequence ATGGCACAAACATGGTTAATTAAGGTGAAAGCCAAACTGTCAAACCGTATAGATGCAGCTAAAACGAACACATCGCCGACAAATGGCGGAAACAAtaagatgatgacgatgatgttgGCAAGGAAGAAATCTCATCATATTGGTGTTTTAGCATTTGAAATTGCAAGCTTAATGTCTAAACTTCTTCAACTCTGGCAATCTCTTTCTGATAAGAACATATATCGGCTTCGACATGATTCTATTTCTATCGAAGGCGTTCGCAAAATCGTCTCGAATGATGAAGCGTTTCTTCTTGGTTTAGCTTGTGCTGAAGTTGTAGAGAGCTTGAGAGTTATATCTAAGGCAGTGTCTACGCTTGGTAAAAGATGTGATGATACGAGTCTTCGGAATTTCGATAACTTATTCGATGAATTTGCGAATACGGGACGAGATCCTCATTCTTGGGTGTTAAGTTCGAAAGAAATGGAAGCGAAACAGAAGAAGATTGATCGGTATATTTCGTCAACTGCAAGTTTGTATAGAGAAATGGATGAACTTACAGAGATTGAACATGTATTTAAAAAAGTGTTACAATGTAGTGATCATGAAAGTTTGATCAAAGAGAAGAAAATTAGTGATATTCAACAAAAACTCTTTTGGTTAAAACAAGAAGTTAAACATCTCAAAGAGAGTTCATTATGGAACAAAACTTTTGATTCTATTACTAGTATACTAGCAAGATCAACTTTCACTTGTTTAGCAAGAATCAAACTTGTTTTCGGTATCGGTACTCAAGGGGTTCATCCGTCTATGAACAACGATTCATCCTTACCACGAAGTTCATCCGTATCGGCTACCGTTTATCCCTCTAGTCCTACTTTCGCCGGTGAAGTAGATGTTGCTGTCGATGATGAGAAAGATGAAGAGATGAAGCTAGGATTTTTCGAAGCGAATTCGAAACTGTTGAAAGCTCCACCGAGTACACTAGGAGCTGCAGCATTAGCTTTACACTATTCAAATTTGATTATAGTCATAGAGAAAATGATTAGATCACCTCAGTTAGTCGGTattgatgcaagagatgatttatATGGGATGTTACCAACAAGTATAAGGGTTTCATTAAGGGATAGATTGAAAGGAGTTGGATTTTCAGCAAGTGATCCAAGTCTTGCAACGGAATGGAGAGATGCGTTAGGAAGAATATTAAGTTGGTTATCACCATTAGCTCATAATATGATCAAATGGCAAAGTGAAAGGAGTTTCGAACAACAAAACTTGATTCATAAGAATAATGTTCTTCTTTTACAAACATTATTTTTCGCGAATCAAACCAAGGCCGAAGCTGCGATTACTGAACTTCTTGTGGGATTAAATTACATTTGGAGATTCGAAAGGGAGATGAATGCTAAAGCTTTGTTTCAGCAGTGTGCAAACAATGTCAACAATAATGGTTTCTTGAATAATTATCAGAAAAGTTCTTGTTGA